One Oscillatoria salina IIICB1 genomic region harbors:
- the crn3 gene encoding CRISPR-associated ring nuclease Crn3/Csx3: MSAIQLKIISHETKDNLPYQHLHIEITKANGIITPADLKGLKLPRGIDFSQGIVIEGKAPIWCYGYLVHECHPAAWVGCYDTRLGAVVVATHTPDINVAQVLKIDLPEAIYQEN; encoded by the coding sequence ATGAGCGCAATCCAACTAAAAATCATTTCCCACGAAACCAAAGACAATCTACCTTATCAACATTTACACATTGAAATTACTAAAGCAAACGGCATAATTACTCCCGCCGACTTAAAAGGACTAAAATTACCACGAGGAATTGATTTTTCCCAAGGCATAGTTATCGAAGGAAAAGCACCAATTTGGTGCTACGGATACCTCGTCCACGAATGCCATCCCGCCGCCTGGGTAGGGTGTTACGACACGCGCTTAGGGGCAGTTGTCGTGGCTACTCACACGCCTGATATTAACGTTGCACAAGTCTTGAAAATAGACTTACCCGAGGCTATTTATCAAGAAAATTAA